From Phycisphaerae bacterium, one genomic window encodes:
- the lnt gene encoding apolipoprotein N-acyltransferase produces the protein MSKKNIPFIVCFVISVILLTVIQSPFNLSFLAWIALVPFVIGSLVDEKNSVVLLVAYLAGLLYWLGNLYWLVPITIPGWIVVCLYLGLYWPLVVIALRYCVRKNIPIWFSLPILIVGEEALRGWLFSWRFLAHSQYRNIPLIQIADIFGTAGISFIIAMANGAISETVLSFKNKSYKSSAFLGNVILLSILAAALFYGQYRIDQAGKFILPGPKVGVIQSNVPVVAGEDTDSSQKTFLNLLANSRACLLEARPSLIIWPETMVETTMSDSLLELVAEDDIAQVCHSALLRHANEGVYLLIGAFGGDAYVAGERIKFKTKYNSAFLYEPNQTGPRQYYNKTHLVPFGEYMPLKKELPFLFKILMLLSPYDYDYTLDEGNEYMTFKMPGQNKNYEFGVMICFEDTIPQVARKLALDKNGNKRLDWLVNISNDGWFVRKNGDKITASVELSQRMAICVFRAVENRLSVIRCANTGISCLIDSTGNIKNNFSAGTLNKQAVQRTGQHGWFADEIFIDKRVTAFSKYGQLLAISCAICLIICLIASLLSLRHNGKCVQ, from the coding sequence TTGTCCAAAAAGAATATACCTTTCATCGTTTGCTTTGTGATATCAGTCATTCTGCTGACGGTAATTCAGTCGCCGTTTAATCTTTCATTTCTCGCGTGGATTGCACTCGTGCCGTTCGTAATCGGCTCCCTCGTGGACGAAAAAAACTCCGTTGTTCTTTTGGTCGCGTATCTCGCCGGTCTTTTATACTGGCTCGGAAATCTTTACTGGCTGGTGCCTATAACGATTCCCGGCTGGATTGTGGTTTGCCTTTACCTGGGCCTTTATTGGCCGCTCGTCGTTATCGCCCTGCGGTATTGTGTGCGGAAAAACATCCCGATATGGTTTTCGCTGCCGATACTTATCGTCGGCGAAGAGGCGCTTCGCGGCTGGCTTTTCAGTTGGCGGTTTTTGGCGCACAGCCAGTACAGAAATATCCCCCTCATTCAGATTGCCGATATCTTCGGCACCGCGGGAATAAGTTTTATTATCGCAATGGCAAACGGCGCTATCAGCGAAACCGTTTTAAGTTTCAAAAACAAATCTTATAAAAGTTCCGCGTTTCTCGGCAATGTGATTTTGCTTTCAATTCTCGCCGCGGCTCTTTTCTACGGCCAATACAGAATCGACCAGGCCGGCAAATTTATCCTGCCCGGCCCGAAAGTCGGCGTAATACAATCGAACGTGCCCGTCGTCGCGGGCGAAGATACCGATTCATCGCAGAAAACTTTCCTGAACCTGCTTGCCAACAGCAGGGCCTGTTTACTGGAAGCAAGACCATCGCTTATCATCTGGCCGGAGACAATGGTCGAAACCACGATGAGCGACAGCCTGCTCGAACTTGTGGCCGAAGACGATATCGCGCAGGTGTGCCATAGCGCCCTTCTGCGGCACGCCAACGAAGGCGTTTATCTTCTCATCGGCGCCTTTGGCGGAGACGCTTATGTGGCGGGCGAGAGAATAAAATTTAAAACAAAATATAACTCGGCGTTTTTATACGAGCCGAACCAGACCGGCCCGCGCCAGTATTACAACAAAACGCATCTGGTTCCGTTCGGCGAATATATGCCTTTGAAAAAGGAGCTGCCTTTTCTTTTCAAAATCCTGATGCTGCTTTCGCCTTACGATTACGACTATACGCTGGACGAGGGAAACGAATACATGACCTTTAAAATGCCGGGGCAAAATAAAAATTACGAGTTCGGCGTAATGATTTGCTTCGAGGATACGATACCACAGGTCGCAAGGAAACTTGCGCTCGATAAAAACGGAAACAAAAGGCTCGATTGGCTCGTAAACATAAGCAACGACGGCTGGTTCGTCAGGAAAAACGGCGACAAAATCACGGCCAGCGTTGAACTGAGCCAGCGCATGGCGATTTGTGTATTCCGCGCGGTTGAAAATCGTTTGTCTGTAATTCGCTGCGCAAATACCGGCATTAGCTGCCTGATAGATTCGACTGGAAATATTAAAAATAATTTTTCTGCCGGAACGCTTAATAAGCAGGCCGTTCAAAGAACCGGCCAACACGGCTGGTTCGCCGATGAGATTTTTATTGATAAAAGGGTTACAGCCTTTAGTAAATATGGGCAATTATTGGCGATAAGTTGCGCAATATGTTTGATAATTTGTCTAATCGCAAGTCTTTTGTCTCTCCGCCATAATGGTAAATGTGTGCAATAA